A stretch of Prunus dulcis chromosome 6, ALMONDv2, whole genome shotgun sequence DNA encodes these proteins:
- the LOC117631811 gene encoding CEN-like protein 2, which translates to MAKMSDPLVVGRVIGDVVDSFSQSVKMTVTYNSNKKVYNGHELFPSSLTLKPKVEVHGGDLRSFFTLVMTDPDVPGPSDPYLREHLHWIVTDIPGTTDNTFGKEVVKYEIPRPNIGIHRFVFLLFKQKGRQTVIPPPSKDNFNTRKFAEANDLGLPVAAVFFNAQRETAARRR; encoded by the exons ATGGCAAAGATGTCAGATCCTCTTGTGGTTGGGAGAGTCATTGGAGATGTTGTTGATTCCTTCTCCCAAAGTGTAAAAATGACAGTCACTTACAACTCCAACAAGAAGGTTTATAATGGTCATGAGCTATTTCCTTCCTCACTAACCCTCAAGCCTAAGGTTGAGGTTCATGGAGGCGATTTGAGGTCATTCTTTACACTG GTTATGACCGATCCAGATGTTCCCGGTCCTAGTGACCCCTACCTAAGGGAGCATTTACACTG GATAGTAACTGACATCCCAGGCACAACTGATAACACATTTG GAAaagaggtggtgaaatatgaAATACCAAGGCCAAACATAGGGATCCACAGGTTTGTGTTTCTTCTGTTCAAGCAGAAAGGCAGGCAGACAGTGATCCCTCCTCCTTCAAAAGACAACTTCAACACACGAAAATTTGCAGAAGCAAACGACCTTGGCCTTCCTGTGGCTGCTGTCTTTTTCAATGCCCAAAGGGAAACTGCTGCAAGAAGACGCTAA
- the LOC117632871 gene encoding uncharacterized protein LOC117632871, producing MIVPVAIALTVGLLGWAYQALKPPPPKICGSPGGPPVTSPRVKLSDGRHLAYREFGVPKEEAKHKIIVVHGFDSSKDLSLPFAQELIEELSIYFLFFDRAGYGESDPYPSRSVKSEAFDIQELADKLQIGSKFYVIGISMGAYPVWGCLKYIPHRLSGASLVVPFVHYWWPCVPANLSRESLSTLPVSDQWAFRVAHYAPWLFHWWMTQKFFPSLSVLCGNTSVFSRTDLEMLKKVSEAPSVGQEKITQQGHHESLYRDILAGYAKWEFDPSELKNPFPDNEGSFHIWRGCEDKIIPYKLNRYIAEKLPWIHYHEVPGYGHLLFLESHLCDAILKALLLRE from the exons ATGATTGTACCAGTAGCAATAGCTTTGACAGTGGGTCTTCTAGGGTGGGCTTATCAAGCACTAAAGCCTCCCCCTCCGAAAATATGCGGATCGCCTGGTGGTCCTCCTGTTACTTCACCAAGAGTGAAACTCAGTGATGGTAGGCATTTGGCCTACAGGGAGTTTGGAGTTCCAAAAGAAGAGGCAAAACACAAGATCATTGTCGTTCATGGCTTTGATAGTTCCAAAGATTTGAGTTTACCTTTTGCTCAA GAACTTATAGAGGAGTTGAGCATATATTTCCTGTTCTTCGACAGAGCAGGCTATGGAGAGAGTGATCCATATCCATCGCGTTCTGTCAAGAGCGAAGCATTCGATATTCAAGAGCTCGCGGACAAGTTGCAGATTGGGTCTAAGTTTTATGTAATCGGAATCTCAATGGGAGCTTACCCTGTTTGGGGTTGCTTGAAATACATACCACACAG ATTGTCTGGAGCTTCCCTGGTAGTTCCTTTTGTGCACTACTGGTGGCCTTGTGTTCCTGCTAATCTATCAAGAGAAAGCCTCAGCACTCTCCCCGTATCAGATCAATGGGCGTTCCGAGTTGCACATTACGCCCCTTGGTTATTCCATTGGTGGATGACTCAGAAATTTTTCCCTTCACTAAGTGTCTTGTGTGGAAATACCTCAGTTTTCAGCCGTACAGATTTAGAGATGCTGAAGAAAGTCTCAGAAGCACCAAGTGTTGGTCAG GAAAAGATAACACAGCAAGGACACCACGAATCTCTGTACCGAGACATACTGGCTGGCTATGCAAAATGGGAATTCGACCCGTCGGAGCTGAAAAATCCATTCCCTGACAATGAGGGCTCATTTCACATTTGGCGAGGCTGTGAAGACAAGATCATTCCTTATAAACTAAACCGCTATATTGCAGAGAAGCTTCCCTGGATTCATTATCATGAAGTTCCTGGTTATGGCCATTTGCTTTTTCTTGAGAGTCATCTATGTGATGCTATTTTAAAAGCACTTTTGCTTAGAGAATAA